A region of the Brachybacterium sacelli genome:
ACGATGTCCTCGCCGCGGGCGGCCACCCAGGCGATCGCGAGCTGCGCCATGGAGGCACCGTGGGCAGCGGCGATCCCCTGGACCTGCTCGAGCAGGGCGCGGTTGCGTTCGAGGTTCTCGCCCTGGAAGCGGGGGAAGTTCTCGCGGGCACCGCCGGTGCGGCCGGCGACCAGCCCCTTGGCGAGCACGCCGTAGGCCGTCACGCCGATCCCCAGCTCCCGGCAGGTGGCGAGGATGCCGTTGCCCTCGATCTCCCGCGAGAGCAGGGAGTACTCGATCTGCAGGTCGCTGATGGGGGCGAGCGCGGCCGCCCGGCGGAGGGTCTCGGGCCCGACCTCGCTGAGGCCGATGTGGCGCACGTAGCCCGCCTCGACCTGCTCCTGGATCGCCCCGACGGTCTCCTCGATCGGCACGTCCGGATCAAGCCGCGCGGGTCGGTAGATGTCGACGTGATCGGTGCCCAGGCGTCGCAGCGAGTAGGCCAGGGAGGTGGCGACGCGCTCGGGGCGAGCGTCGAAACCGGTCGGCATGCCGCCGGGCTCCAGGGTCGCCCCGAACTTCACCGAGAGCACGGCGTCCTCGCGGCTCCGCTCCGCGAGCGCACGGCCGATGAGCAGCTCGCTGTGGCCGGCGCCGTAGAAGTCGCCGGTGTCGATCAGGGTGGAGCCGGCATCGAGGAAGGCGTGCAGCGCGCGCACGCTCTCGGCGTCGTCCGTGGGGCCGTAGACGCCGGCCAGGCTCATGGCCCCGAGCCCCGGGGAGGTGACGGTCGGGCCGGTGTCGCCCAGGCGGCGGGTGGTGGGTCGGTACGTGGTGTCCTCTGTCGTGGTCATGGCGACCACAGTGCGCCCTGATCGGTGACGGGACGAGGCCCGGCGCATCCGGGGACAGGCTCTCCCTGGATAGGAGGCGCTCCGGGGAGGACGATGGGTCGATGACCGCACGCCAGGACCTCGCCGACTTCCTGCGCCGTCGCCGCGCCCTGCTGCGTCCCGTCGACGCGGGACTGCCGGAGGGCAC
Encoded here:
- a CDS encoding aldo/keto reductase; translation: MTTTEDTTYRPTTRRLGDTGPTVTSPGLGAMSLAGVYGPTDDAESVRALHAFLDAGSTLIDTGDFYGAGHSELLIGRALAERSREDAVLSVKFGATLEPGGMPTGFDARPERVATSLAYSLRRLGTDHVDIYRPARLDPDVPIEETVGAIQEQVEAGYVRHIGLSEVGPETLRRAAALAPISDLQIEYSLLSREIEGNGILATCRELGIGVTAYGVLAKGLVAGRTGGARENFPRFQGENLERNRALLEQVQGIAAAHGASMAQLAIAWVAARGEDIVPLVGARRPDQVTSMLESGAVHLEAEDLARIDAALPVGAAHGERYPAAFMAQLDSEH